The Caulifigura coniformis genome includes a region encoding these proteins:
- a CDS encoding phytoene desaturase family protein, with translation MAKDFLKDLGDHYDVIVIGSGLAGLTGANVLAKAGYSVLLLEHHYQLGGMATWFKRRGGHIFDISLHGFPVGMIKSCRKYWTKEIADSIVQLKGIRFENPQFSIKTTFNRDDFTKQLIEQFGIAPETVEAFFDFARSMNFFDDQSMTTRELFEKFFPGRSDVVRFLMEPITYANGSTLEDPAITYGIVFSNFMSKGVFTFQGGTDKLVLQMRDELEKNGVDIRIRALVEKVELNPDRSVAAVWVNGKRVGCGAVLSNANIKSTIFNLVGEEHFSPEYAEEARAVRLNNSSCQVYIALKPGEGFDNVGDLLFHSEHSGFDINAMLSMNVSSRTFSFYYPETRPGSDRWLVVSSTNANYADWAKMSEDEYEREKAKLCESTLDCLEKYVPDVRQKLDWLEASTPRTFEHYTRHLSGASFGTKFEGLKVSQTLPQQVPGLFHAGSVGIIMSGWLGAVNYGVIVANELDKHLTATAARKRAVAV, from the coding sequence ATGGCCAAGGACTTTCTCAAAGATCTCGGCGACCACTACGACGTGATCGTCATCGGGAGCGGCCTGGCCGGCCTGACCGGCGCCAATGTCCTGGCCAAGGCCGGATATTCCGTGCTGCTTCTCGAGCATCACTACCAGCTGGGCGGGATGGCCACCTGGTTCAAACGCCGCGGCGGACACATCTTCGATATTTCGCTCCACGGCTTCCCCGTCGGCATGATCAAATCCTGCCGCAAGTACTGGACAAAGGAGATCGCCGACTCGATCGTCCAGCTCAAGGGCATCCGGTTCGAGAACCCGCAGTTCAGCATCAAAACCACCTTCAACCGCGACGATTTCACGAAGCAGCTGATCGAGCAGTTCGGTATTGCGCCCGAGACGGTGGAGGCGTTCTTCGATTTTGCGCGGTCGATGAACTTCTTCGACGACCAGTCGATGACCACCCGCGAGCTGTTCGAAAAGTTCTTCCCTGGCCGGTCGGATGTCGTCCGGTTCCTGATGGAGCCGATCACCTACGCCAACGGCTCCACGCTCGAAGACCCCGCCATCACCTATGGCATCGTCTTCTCCAACTTCATGAGCAAGGGCGTCTTCACGTTTCAGGGCGGAACGGACAAGCTCGTCCTGCAGATGCGCGACGAACTGGAGAAGAACGGCGTCGATATCCGTATCCGCGCACTCGTCGAGAAAGTCGAGCTCAATCCCGATCGCAGCGTGGCGGCAGTCTGGGTCAACGGAAAACGCGTCGGCTGCGGGGCCGTGCTCTCGAATGCGAACATCAAGTCGACGATCTTCAATCTCGTCGGCGAGGAGCATTTCTCCCCGGAGTACGCCGAAGAGGCGCGGGCCGTCCGGCTCAACAACTCCAGCTGCCAGGTCTACATCGCCCTCAAGCCGGGCGAAGGCTTCGACAACGTCGGCGACCTTCTGTTCCATTCGGAACACAGCGGGTTCGATATCAATGCCATGCTCTCGATGAACGTGAGCAGCCGGACCTTCTCGTTCTACTACCCCGAAACTCGCCCCGGGAGCGACCGCTGGCTCGTCGTCTCGTCGACGAACGCCAACTACGCCGACTGGGCGAAAATGTCGGAAGATGAATACGAGCGAGAAAAGGCGAAGCTCTGCGAATCGACGCTCGATTGCCTGGAAAAGTACGTTCCCGATGTCCGGCAGAAGCTGGACTGGCTCGAAGCCTCGACGCCGCGAACCTTCGAACATTACACGCGCCATCTGAGCGGCGCCTCGTTCGGGACCAAGTTCGAGGGCCTGAAGGTCTCGCAGACTCTCCCGCAGCAGGTTCCCGGTCTGTTCCACGCCGGTTCGGTGGGAATCATCATGTCCGGATGGCTCGGAGCCGTGAATTACGGCGTCATCGTCGCCAACGAACTCGACAAGCACCTCACGGCCACCGCCGCCAGGAAACGGGCCGTCGCGGTGTAA
- a CDS encoding DUF1854 domain-containing protein produces the protein MSTPSFSLRRDAEGLLRFSDGAHRDVAVTMTSAFPLSEPGMWLSLRAVDGSEVALVEDPARLEGEARRLIDEELESRQFVPVIIRVDRASNTTTGLEVVVETDRGPTTLILDADEQIRRVSDTRVVLTDRAGVRYLIPDLHQLDQQSRHRLERFY, from the coding sequence ATGTCGACTCCCTCCTTTTCACTTCGCCGCGATGCCGAAGGGCTGCTGCGCTTCAGCGACGGGGCCCATCGCGACGTCGCCGTCACGATGACCTCCGCCTTCCCATTGTCCGAGCCCGGCATGTGGCTGTCGCTGCGTGCAGTTGATGGCAGCGAAGTTGCGCTGGTCGAAGACCCCGCCCGCCTGGAGGGGGAAGCACGCCGCCTGATCGACGAGGAACTCGAATCGCGACAGTTCGTGCCGGTGATCATCCGGGTCGACCGGGCCTCCAACACGACCACCGGGCTGGAGGTCGTTGTCGAAACCGATCGCGGGCCGACAACGTTGATCCTTGATGCGGACGAGCAGATTCGGCGGGTTTCGGACACGCGCGTTGTGCTGACCGACCGCGCCGGTGTGCGATACCTGATTCCCGACCTCCACCAGCTCGACCAGCAGAGCCGGCATCGCCTGGAACGGTTCTATTAG